In one Salvelinus namaycush isolate Seneca unplaced genomic scaffold, SaNama_1.0 Scaffold199, whole genome shotgun sequence genomic region, the following are encoded:
- the cct8 gene encoding T-complex protein 1 subunit theta isoform X2 has product MAMHVPKAPGFAQMLKDGAKHYSGLEEAVFRNIQACKELAQTTRTAYGPNGMNKMVINHLEKLFVTNDAATILRELEVQHPAAKMVVMASHMQEQEVGDGTNFVLVFAGALLELAEELLRMGLSVSEVIEGYELAMKKSLELLPECVCASAKNLHDVEEATAMIRPAIMSKQYGNEDFLANLIAQACVSIFPESGNFSVDNVRVCKILGCGLTSSSVLHGMVFKKETEGDVTSIKDARIAVFSCPFDCMVTETKGTVLINNAEELLNFSKGEEDMMEAQVKSIAEAGANVVVTGGKVADMALHYANKYKLMVVRLNSKWDLRRLCKTVGAVALPRLTPPTPEEMGHCDSVYLDEVGDTQVVVFKHEKEDGAISTLVIRGSTDNRMDDIERAIDDGVNTFKVLVRDKRLVPGAGATEIELARQITSYGESCPGLEQYAIKKFAEAFEAVPRALAENSGIKGNELISKLYAVHHEGNKNMGFDIEGEGAALKDMLEAGILEPFLVKHWGIKLATNAAITVLRVDQIIMAKPAGGPKAPTGKKDWDEDE; this is encoded by the exons ATGGCTATGCACGTACCGAAAGCACCGGGCTTCGCCCAAATGTTGAAGGATGGCGCAAAG CATTACTCTGGTCTGGAAGAAGCCGTGTTCAGGAACATTCAAGCCTGTAAGGAACTGGCTCAGACTACACGCACTGCCTATGGACCCAACG GCATGAACAAGATGGTGATCAATCACCTGGAGAAGCTGTTTGTGACCAACGATGCTGCTACCATTCTCAGAGAGCTGGAG GTGCAGCACCCAGCAGCCAAGATGGTCGTGATGGCGTCCCACATGCAGGAGCAGGAGGTGGGGGACGGAACCAACTTTGTCCTGGTGTTCGCTGGAGCACTGCTGGAGCTGGCTGAGGAGCTGCTGCGCATGGGGCTTTCTGTGTCAGAG GTGATTGAGGGATATGAGCTGGCGATGAAGAAGAGTCTGGAGCTCCTCCCAGAGTGCGTGTGCGCGTCGGCCAAGAACCTTCACGATGTAGAGGAGGCCACCGCTATGATCCGCCCGGCCATCATGTCTAAGCAGTACGGCAACGAAGACTTCCTGGCCAACCTCATCGCCCAGGCCTGCG TCTCCATCTTCCCTGAGTCTGGTAACTTCAGTGTGGACAACGTCAGAGTTTGCAAGATCCTG GGCTGTGGACTGACTTCGTCCTCGGTGCTCCATGGGATGGTGTTCAAgaaggagacggagggagatgtcACGTCAATCAAAGACGCCAGGATCGCAGTCTTCTCATGCCCCTTCGACTGCATGGTCACAGAAACCAAG gGTACAGTGTTGATAAATAATGCAGAGGAGCTCCTTAACTTCAGTAAGGGAGAGGAGGATATGATGGAAGCCCAAGTCAAGTCCATCGCTGAGGCAGGCGCCAACGTAGTGGTGACCGGTGGAAAAGTGGCGGACATGGCACTGCACTACGCCAACAAGTACAAGCTCATGGTTGTCAG GCTGAACTCTAAATGGGATCTGAGGAGACTGTGTAAGACTGTCGGAGCTGTGGCCCTGCCTAGACTG ACCCCTCCCACTCCGGAGGAGATGGGTCACTGTGACAGTGTCTACCTGGATGAGGTGGGAGACACTCAGGTGGTGGTCTTCAAACACG AGAAAGAGGACGGGGCCATCTCCACCCTGGTAATTAGAGGATCCACTGACAACCGGATGGATGATATCGAGCGGGCCATCGACGACGGGGTCAACACCTTCAAGGTTCTGGTCAGAGACAAGAGACTGGTGCCAGGTGCCGGAGCTACGGAGATAGAACTGGCTAGACAGATCACTTCATACGGAGAG TCGTGTCCGGGTCTGGAGCAGTACGCCATTAAGAAGTTTGCTGAGGCGTTTGAGGCGGTGCCCAGAGCGTTGGCAGAGAACTCTGGCATCAAGGGAAACGAGCTCATCTCCAAATTGTACGCCGTGCATCACGAGGGCAACAAGAACATGGGCTTTGACATCGAG GGAGAGGGTGCTGCTCTGAAGGACATGCTTGAAGCGGGGATCCTGGAGCCTTTCCTGGTCAAACACTGGGGCATCAAACTAGCTACCAACGCTGCTATCACCGTGCTCCGAGTAGaccag atCATCATGGCCAAACCGGCAGGCGGACCCAAAGCCCCCACAGGCAAGAAAGACTGGGATGAAGATGAATGA
- the cct8 gene encoding T-complex protein 1 subunit theta isoform X1, translated as MAMHVPKAPGFAQMLKDGAKHYSGLEEAVFRNIQACKELAQTTRTAYGPNGMNKMVINHLEKLFVTNDAATILRELEVQHPAAKMVVMASHMQEQEVGDGTNFVLVFAGALLELAEELLRMGLSVSEVIEGYELAMKKSLELLPECVCASAKNLHDVEEATAMIRPAIMSKQYGNEDFLANLIAQACVSIFPESGNFSVDNVRVCKILGCGLTSSSVLHGMVFKKETEGDVTSIKDARIAVFSCPFDCMVTETKGTVLINNAEELLNFSKGEEDMMEAQVKSIAEAGANVVVTGGKVADMALHYANKYKLMVVRLNSKWDLRRLCKTVGAVALPRLTPPTPEEMGHCDSVYLDEVGDTQVVVFKHEKEDGAISTLVIRGSTDNRMDDIERAIDDGVNTFKVLVRDKRLVPGAGATEIELARQITSYGESCPGLEQYAIKKFAEAFEAVPRALAENSGIKGNELISKLYAVHHEGNKNMGFDIEGEGAALKDMLEAGILEPFLVKHWGIKLATNAAITVLRVDQIIMAKPAGGPRAPKQQGHWDKDEGDEPEHFDTHH; from the exons ATGGCTATGCACGTACCGAAAGCACCGGGCTTCGCCCAAATGTTGAAGGATGGCGCAAAG CATTACTCTGGTCTGGAAGAAGCCGTGTTCAGGAACATTCAAGCCTGTAAGGAACTGGCTCAGACTACACGCACTGCCTATGGACCCAACG GCATGAACAAGATGGTGATCAATCACCTGGAGAAGCTGTTTGTGACCAACGATGCTGCTACCATTCTCAGAGAGCTGGAG GTGCAGCACCCAGCAGCCAAGATGGTCGTGATGGCGTCCCACATGCAGGAGCAGGAGGTGGGGGACGGAACCAACTTTGTCCTGGTGTTCGCTGGAGCACTGCTGGAGCTGGCTGAGGAGCTGCTGCGCATGGGGCTTTCTGTGTCAGAG GTGATTGAGGGATATGAGCTGGCGATGAAGAAGAGTCTGGAGCTCCTCCCAGAGTGCGTGTGCGCGTCGGCCAAGAACCTTCACGATGTAGAGGAGGCCACCGCTATGATCCGCCCGGCCATCATGTCTAAGCAGTACGGCAACGAAGACTTCCTGGCCAACCTCATCGCCCAGGCCTGCG TCTCCATCTTCCCTGAGTCTGGTAACTTCAGTGTGGACAACGTCAGAGTTTGCAAGATCCTG GGCTGTGGACTGACTTCGTCCTCGGTGCTCCATGGGATGGTGTTCAAgaaggagacggagggagatgtcACGTCAATCAAAGACGCCAGGATCGCAGTCTTCTCATGCCCCTTCGACTGCATGGTCACAGAAACCAAG gGTACAGTGTTGATAAATAATGCAGAGGAGCTCCTTAACTTCAGTAAGGGAGAGGAGGATATGATGGAAGCCCAAGTCAAGTCCATCGCTGAGGCAGGCGCCAACGTAGTGGTGACCGGTGGAAAAGTGGCGGACATGGCACTGCACTACGCCAACAAGTACAAGCTCATGGTTGTCAG GCTGAACTCTAAATGGGATCTGAGGAGACTGTGTAAGACTGTCGGAGCTGTGGCCCTGCCTAGACTG ACCCCTCCCACTCCGGAGGAGATGGGTCACTGTGACAGTGTCTACCTGGATGAGGTGGGAGACACTCAGGTGGTGGTCTTCAAACACG AGAAAGAGGACGGGGCCATCTCCACCCTGGTAATTAGAGGATCCACTGACAACCGGATGGATGATATCGAGCGGGCCATCGACGACGGGGTCAACACCTTCAAGGTTCTGGTCAGAGACAAGAGACTGGTGCCAGGTGCCGGAGCTACGGAGATAGAACTGGCTAGACAGATCACTTCATACGGAGAG TCGTGTCCGGGTCTGGAGCAGTACGCCATTAAGAAGTTTGCTGAGGCGTTTGAGGCGGTGCCCAGAGCGTTGGCAGAGAACTCTGGCATCAAGGGAAACGAGCTCATCTCCAAATTGTACGCCGTGCATCACGAGGGCAACAAGAACATGGGCTTTGACATCGAG GGAGAGGGTGCTGCTCTGAAGGACATGCTTGAAGCGGGGATCCTGGAGCCTTTCCTGGTCAAACACTGGGGCATCAAACTAGCTACCAACGCTGCTATCACCGTGCTCCGAGTAGaccag ATTATCATGGCTAAGCCAGCAGGTGGGCCCCGGGCTCCTAAACAGCAAGGCCACTGGGACAAAGACGAGGGAGACGAACCTGAACACTTTGATACACACCACTAA
- the cct8 gene encoding T-complex protein 1 subunit theta isoform X3 translates to MAMHVPKAPGFAQMLKDGAKHYSGLEEAVFRNIQACKELAQTTRTAYGPNGMNKMVINHLEKLFVTNDAATILRELEVQHPAAKMVVMASHMQEQEVGDGTNFVLVFAGALLELAEELLRMGLSVSEVIEGYELAMKKSLELLPECVCASAKNLHDVEEATAMIRPAIMSKQYGNEDFLANLIAQACVSIFPESGNFSVDNVRVCKILGCGLTSSSVLHGMVFKKETEGDVTSIKDARIAVFSCPFDCMVTETKGTVLINNAEELLNFSKGEEDMMEAQVKSIAEAGANVVVTGGKVADMALHYANKYKLMVVRLNSKWDLRRLCKTVGAVALPRLTPPTPEEMGHCDSVYLDEVGDTQVVVFKHEKEDGAISTLVIRGSTDNRMDDIERAIDDGVNTFKVLVRDKRLVPGAGATEIELARQITSYGESCPGLGAVSY, encoded by the exons ATGGCTATGCACGTACCGAAAGCACCGGGCTTCGCCCAAATGTTGAAGGATGGCGCAAAG CATTACTCTGGTCTGGAAGAAGCCGTGTTCAGGAACATTCAAGCCTGTAAGGAACTGGCTCAGACTACACGCACTGCCTATGGACCCAACG GCATGAACAAGATGGTGATCAATCACCTGGAGAAGCTGTTTGTGACCAACGATGCTGCTACCATTCTCAGAGAGCTGGAG GTGCAGCACCCAGCAGCCAAGATGGTCGTGATGGCGTCCCACATGCAGGAGCAGGAGGTGGGGGACGGAACCAACTTTGTCCTGGTGTTCGCTGGAGCACTGCTGGAGCTGGCTGAGGAGCTGCTGCGCATGGGGCTTTCTGTGTCAGAG GTGATTGAGGGATATGAGCTGGCGATGAAGAAGAGTCTGGAGCTCCTCCCAGAGTGCGTGTGCGCGTCGGCCAAGAACCTTCACGATGTAGAGGAGGCCACCGCTATGATCCGCCCGGCCATCATGTCTAAGCAGTACGGCAACGAAGACTTCCTGGCCAACCTCATCGCCCAGGCCTGCG TCTCCATCTTCCCTGAGTCTGGTAACTTCAGTGTGGACAACGTCAGAGTTTGCAAGATCCTG GGCTGTGGACTGACTTCGTCCTCGGTGCTCCATGGGATGGTGTTCAAgaaggagacggagggagatgtcACGTCAATCAAAGACGCCAGGATCGCAGTCTTCTCATGCCCCTTCGACTGCATGGTCACAGAAACCAAG gGTACAGTGTTGATAAATAATGCAGAGGAGCTCCTTAACTTCAGTAAGGGAGAGGAGGATATGATGGAAGCCCAAGTCAAGTCCATCGCTGAGGCAGGCGCCAACGTAGTGGTGACCGGTGGAAAAGTGGCGGACATGGCACTGCACTACGCCAACAAGTACAAGCTCATGGTTGTCAG GCTGAACTCTAAATGGGATCTGAGGAGACTGTGTAAGACTGTCGGAGCTGTGGCCCTGCCTAGACTG ACCCCTCCCACTCCGGAGGAGATGGGTCACTGTGACAGTGTCTACCTGGATGAGGTGGGAGACACTCAGGTGGTGGTCTTCAAACACG AGAAAGAGGACGGGGCCATCTCCACCCTGGTAATTAGAGGATCCACTGACAACCGGATGGATGATATCGAGCGGGCCATCGACGACGGGGTCAACACCTTCAAGGTTCTGGTCAGAGACAAGAGACTGGTGCCAGGTGCCGGAGCTACGGAGATAGAACTGGCTAGACAGATCACTTCATACGGAGAG TCGTGTCCGGGTCTTGGAGCAGTGTCATATTAA